The Agarilytica rhodophyticola genome has a window encoding:
- a CDS encoding copper chaperone PCu(A)C, producing the protein MNILISRNIFIVLLAVVFFSSCAKKEQPQMVIENVFIKALAPGQTTAAAYMKFKNNTSKAQSLTYIHSPIAEHIEVHRNFYEQGMMQMRPVKRFSIPPKGSHVLEPGGFHLMVFGLYDTLEVGDTFDMTFEFDSGIVMTKSVEVRPHG; encoded by the coding sequence ATGAACATATTAATTTCGAGAAATATTTTCATCGTCTTGTTGGCGGTTGTTTTTTTTAGCTCGTGTGCAAAAAAAGAACAACCGCAAATGGTGATAGAAAATGTCTTTATTAAAGCATTGGCTCCTGGCCAAACCACTGCTGCTGCTTATATGAAGTTCAAAAATAACACTAGTAAAGCTCAGTCTCTCACTTACATACATTCTCCCATCGCTGAACACATAGAAGTGCATCGTAATTTTTATGAGCAAGGTATGATGCAGATGCGGCCAGTAAAAAGGTTTAGCATTCCTCCCAAGGGTAGTCATGTATTAGAGCCTGGTGGTTTTCATCTGATGGTTTTTGGGCTATATGATACTTTAGAGGTTGGCGATACATTTGATATGACTTTTGAGTTTGACAGCGGTATTGTAATGACTAAAAGTGTGGAAGTTCGCCCGCACGGTTAA
- a CDS encoding DUF2333 family protein, with amino-acid sequence MLDKVKKLTSAISTRTNRLLGRDNDSSESSLWVKLLLSLVGLYFVVGIVLGVIWSFEPDQFDVSEQALIEVEQDKSRVVTGVTTTSALIYVVDTMLHKSGGYLTNDISFPGIWLDNIPSWEYGVLIQVRDLTKALREAFSRSQSQSLENSHLASAESRFNFDNNSWLLPQTEDEYREGLGYLRSYQSSLGDRSSSSTQFYARADNLRYWLSTVETRLGNLSQRLSASVGQKRLNTDLAGELDASQATQTPDELVIKTPWLRIDNVFYEARGSTWALIHFLKAIEVDFAKVLDKKNARISLKQIIRELEATQSTVYSPMILNGDGLGMLANHSLVMASYISRANAGIIDLRELLSQG; translated from the coding sequence ATGTTGGATAAAGTTAAGAAGCTTACATCAGCTATTTCGACGCGTACTAATCGTTTACTAGGCAGAGATAACGATTCTTCTGAATCAAGTCTCTGGGTAAAACTATTGTTATCGCTGGTAGGATTATATTTTGTTGTTGGCATTGTTTTGGGTGTGATTTGGAGCTTTGAGCCCGATCAATTTGATGTCTCCGAGCAGGCACTTATTGAAGTTGAGCAGGATAAAAGTCGCGTCGTGACCGGTGTTACTACCACCTCGGCATTAATTTACGTTGTCGATACTATGCTGCATAAATCTGGAGGCTACCTGACGAATGATATTTCCTTTCCAGGAATTTGGCTAGATAACATCCCCAGTTGGGAATACGGTGTACTTATCCAAGTGAGGGATTTAACTAAAGCTCTGCGCGAAGCGTTTAGCCGTTCTCAGTCCCAATCACTTGAAAATAGTCATTTGGCTTCTGCAGAGTCGCGTTTTAATTTTGATAACAATAGCTGGCTGTTGCCACAAACAGAAGATGAATACCGCGAGGGACTCGGTTATCTACGCTCCTATCAAAGCAGTTTGGGTGATCGTTCTTCATCGAGTACACAATTCTATGCTCGTGCAGATAATTTACGCTATTGGTTGAGCACAGTAGAAACGCGCTTAGGTAATTTGTCCCAACGTCTCAGCGCTAGTGTGGGACAAAAGCGTCTTAATACAGATTTAGCGGGTGAGTTGGATGCTAGTCAAGCCACGCAAACACCAGATGAATTGGTTATTAAAACGCCATGGCTGCGTATTGATAATGTTTTTTATGAGGCTCGAGGAAGCACTTGGGCGCTGATTCATTTTTTAAAGGCGATTGAAGTGGATTTTGCCAAGGTGCTCGATAAGAAAAATGCCAGAATCAGTCTCAAGCAAATCATCCGTGAGTTGGAAGCAACCCAAAGTACTGTCTATAGCCCAATGATTTTAAATGGTGATGGTCTTGGTATGTTAGCCAATCACTCTTTAGTGATGGCATCTTATATTTCTCGTGCCAATGCTGGCATTATCGACCTGAGAGAGTTGCTGTCACAAGGATAA
- a CDS encoding adenosine kinase yields MNTYDIYGIGAALLDTEIEVTDADLQQFNIEKGLMTLVDDTRQKELMNHLKDHLVASKKASGGSGANTIIAASSFGSRTFYSCKVANDENGLLYLSDLEKANVTYHANNGSSPGVTGKCLVMITSDAERTMNTYLGISETVSVIDIDEDALKQSKYVYIEGYQVTSPTGRPAAIKLKELADANNIKTSISLSDPAIVNHFHDGLKEMIGSGVDILFCNKDEAINFTQADSFDDAFEGLKKYAKTFAITMGAEGSCLFDGEQRIDIAPCVVKAIDTNGAGDMYAGAFLYALSQGKTYQQAGNLASKAASVIVSQYGPRLRKEQHAEVLSEMEGF; encoded by the coding sequence ATGAACACATACGATATCTACGGAATTGGTGCAGCGTTGCTTGACACAGAAATAGAAGTCACCGATGCTGATCTGCAACAATTCAATATCGAAAAAGGACTAATGACCTTAGTCGATGATACACGACAAAAAGAGTTAATGAACCATTTAAAAGATCATCTTGTTGCATCAAAAAAAGCAAGCGGCGGATCAGGTGCCAATACTATCATTGCAGCAAGCAGCTTTGGCTCACGTACCTTTTATAGCTGTAAAGTTGCCAATGATGAAAATGGCTTGTTGTACTTGTCAGATCTTGAAAAAGCAAATGTCACATACCACGCAAACAATGGTTCTTCGCCGGGAGTTACGGGCAAGTGTCTGGTGATGATTACCTCCGACGCGGAAAGAACCATGAACACTTACCTGGGTATCAGTGAAACAGTATCTGTGATTGATATCGATGAAGACGCGCTGAAACAGTCTAAGTATGTCTATATTGAAGGTTATCAGGTAACCTCTCCCACCGGTCGCCCAGCGGCTATAAAGTTGAAAGAATTAGCCGACGCAAACAATATCAAGACTTCTATAAGTTTATCTGATCCGGCGATAGTCAATCACTTTCATGACGGTTTGAAGGAAATGATAGGCAGCGGCGTTGATATCCTTTTTTGCAATAAAGATGAGGCGATCAATTTTACCCAAGCCGATAGCTTTGACGATGCCTTTGAGGGCTTGAAGAAGTATGCTAAAACTTTTGCCATTACTATGGGTGCAGAGGGTTCGTGCTTATTCGATGGTGAACAGCGTATAGATATTGCTCCCTGTGTGGTCAAAGCCATCGATACCAATGGTGCTGGTGACATGTATGCAGGTGCATTTTTGTATGCTTTGAGCCAAGGAAAAACTTATCAACAAGCAGGCAATTTAGCGAGTAAAGCAGCTTCTGTTATCGTATCTCAATATGGACCACGTTTGAGAAAAGAGCAGCACGCAGAAGTTTTATCAGAGATGGAAGGGTTTTAA
- a CDS encoding DUF1631 family protein, which translates to MSKLIKNEEKETDGYAPVLLPLSNSAIIAHLKTCQQIAADSAQAAFSKYIDSLDDALLEEIREAKSNQDAVELMEVQRMLRSKRDDIERYYCGYLSEGFVKFKKQELNTSVGGDEEAALGDKLSLLENEDLEEAIAITSLTQRADAYFAEPLWALNQRFAVLNDGDHVTESSNPASPIQLCESLRKALKLVCLDGKAKTLAYKVYDKQLLGLTRQILEDINQYLKTQGILPHLRYTIPTGNAPASYLSEEEEENYQQEEEPQNQYEDTAAGFSTNPSGPSPSGEGLSEGEYQDELLQAIRNLQNQLLVSEPVPVNYAPAPAAATVTEADLIEALQIIQQQSQVTPNLVPSSQIAAPVDVSDMMAQLKEIIKKDDEDNDVEKADMQTIDLVGMLFEYMLNDENLPDCVKALLSYLHTPFLKIAFIDPGFFEKTDHPARLLLNSLAEAGAHWVGNDGTQQYEIYEKIKNTVDRILKEFDNDVKIITTLLLEFNSYTKNIIRRQDLMEKRATEKAQGEEKLREVKLRVNDEIRKRTHNRELPSALLLFLLQPWSDYLSFALLRYGDHSEKWIKALGLVDDVLWSIRPKTKDEDKAKQIAMHEDITASMKAGFDTIGFDQAKGKKLIDAILSLMNLAMQSKKAEPAPAPMRHKLEQIAAEKAGTRKSEEDVATPEEAQVVEKLKVIEFGTWFEFEGGRRLKIAWYNARTSHYMLVDQMGKRVDMMSGLDMARQMIAGTAKIISGSSKPFFERALENIFQKLNEKAEANKNSGDENVTEQ; encoded by the coding sequence ATGTCAAAACTAATAAAAAATGAAGAAAAAGAAACTGATGGTTACGCACCAGTACTTTTGCCACTGTCAAATTCTGCCATTATTGCGCATTTAAAAACGTGCCAACAAATAGCTGCTGATAGTGCTCAGGCAGCGTTTTCAAAGTATATTGATTCGCTGGATGACGCTTTATTGGAAGAAATACGCGAGGCTAAATCTAACCAAGATGCTGTTGAGCTGATGGAAGTACAGCGGATGCTGCGTTCCAAACGGGACGATATCGAACGTTACTACTGTGGCTATTTATCAGAAGGTTTTGTTAAATTTAAAAAACAAGAGCTCAACACCTCGGTCGGTGGAGATGAAGAGGCTGCACTGGGTGACAAGCTGTCACTTTTAGAAAATGAAGACCTGGAAGAAGCTATTGCTATTACTTCTTTAACACAAAGGGCTGATGCCTACTTTGCCGAACCTTTGTGGGCGCTTAACCAACGTTTTGCTGTGCTCAATGACGGTGATCATGTTACTGAGTCTTCTAATCCCGCATCTCCAATCCAACTCTGTGAATCCCTGCGTAAAGCCCTTAAACTGGTGTGCCTCGATGGCAAAGCTAAGACGCTGGCCTATAAAGTCTATGATAAGCAGCTATTGGGCTTAACCCGTCAAATTTTAGAGGACATTAACCAGTACTTAAAAACGCAAGGTATATTGCCTCATTTGCGCTATACCATCCCTACAGGTAATGCCCCAGCATCGTACTTATCTGAGGAAGAAGAAGAGAACTACCAGCAAGAAGAAGAACCTCAAAATCAATATGAGGATACAGCCGCAGGCTTTTCTACTAATCCCAGTGGCCCAAGCCCGAGCGGTGAAGGCTTGTCTGAAGGTGAGTATCAAGATGAATTACTACAGGCTATTCGCAATTTACAGAATCAATTATTAGTGTCTGAGCCGGTACCAGTAAATTACGCACCTGCTCCCGCGGCTGCAACCGTCACTGAAGCTGATCTTATCGAGGCTCTACAAATTATTCAGCAACAGTCTCAGGTGACGCCTAACTTGGTTCCAAGTAGTCAGATCGCAGCCCCTGTTGATGTGTCGGATATGATGGCACAACTTAAGGAAATCATTAAAAAGGATGATGAAGATAACGATGTAGAAAAAGCAGATATGCAGACAATAGACCTTGTGGGAATGTTGTTTGAATATATGTTAAATGATGAGAATCTCCCCGACTGTGTCAAAGCTCTTTTGAGTTACCTACATACGCCCTTTTTAAAGATTGCATTTATAGACCCTGGTTTTTTTGAGAAAACCGATCACCCAGCGCGTCTTCTGCTCAATAGCTTGGCTGAGGCTGGGGCTCACTGGGTAGGCAATGACGGTACTCAACAGTACGAAATTTATGAAAAAATTAAAAACACTGTGGATCGCATTCTCAAAGAGTTCGACAACGATGTAAAAATCATTACCACCTTACTTCTTGAATTTAATAGCTACACCAAGAATATTATTCGCCGACAAGATCTCATGGAGAAGAGGGCGACGGAAAAAGCTCAGGGTGAGGAAAAACTGCGGGAAGTAAAATTACGTGTTAATGATGAAATCCGCAAACGTACCCATAATCGTGAATTGCCATCGGCGCTGTTGTTATTCTTATTGCAGCCTTGGTCTGATTACTTAAGTTTTGCCTTACTGCGTTATGGTGATCATTCTGAAAAATGGATAAAAGCACTTGGCTTGGTAGACGATGTTTTATGGAGTATTCGTCCGAAGACAAAAGACGAAGATAAAGCTAAGCAAATAGCTATGCATGAAGATATCACTGCAAGTATGAAAGCAGGTTTTGATACTATTGGTTTTGATCAAGCGAAGGGCAAAAAACTTATTGATGCGATTCTTTCGCTAATGAACCTAGCGATGCAAAGCAAGAAAGCTGAGCCCGCTCCTGCACCTATGCGTCATAAACTTGAGCAGATCGCGGCGGAAAAAGCAGGCACCAGAAAATCAGAAGAAGATGTGGCAACGCCAGAAGAAGCACAAGTTGTCGAGAAATTAAAAGTTATTGAGTTTGGAACATGGTTCGAATTTGAAGGTGGTCGACGACTTAAGATTGCCTGGTATAACGCCCGAACATCTCACTATATGCTAGTGGATCAGATGGGTAAGCGTGTGGATATGATGTCCGGTTTAGATATGGCTCGACAAATGATTGCCGGTACCGCAAAAATTATATCTGGTAGTTCGAAACCATTCTTTGAGCGTGCACTAGAGAATATTTTCCAGAAGTTAAACGAGAAGGCTGAAGCGAATAAAAACTCAGGAGATGAGAATGTTACCGAGCAATGA
- a CDS encoding PilZ domain-containing protein has product MLPSNDGDKRNKQRKSVDQHIKVTNTLQKVEIGSIVNLHEEGFMLIGDGQIRENCLYQLSFNFSDAVDGCDSLCLGAECLWIKETDSGTQYWSGFQIIDLSEKDKTTISKLIGAQ; this is encoded by the coding sequence ATGTTACCGAGCAATGATGGCGATAAGCGTAACAAGCAGCGGAAATCGGTTGATCAACATATTAAAGTCACAAACACTTTGCAAAAAGTCGAGATAGGTAGCATCGTTAATTTGCATGAAGAAGGGTTTATGCTCATTGGCGATGGCCAAATTCGGGAAAATTGTCTTTATCAGCTGAGCTTCAATTTTAGCGATGCGGTAGATGGATGCGATAGTCTTTGTCTGGGTGCAGAATGTCTTTGGATTAAAGAGACTGACAGTGGTACACAATACTGGTCAGGGTTTCAGATTATTGATTTGTCAGAAAAAGATAAAACAACTATATCTAAATTAATTGGAGCACAGTAG
- the hemL gene encoding glutamate-1-semialdehyde 2,1-aminomutase: MTSNSEQFSRAQAVIPGGVNSPVRAFKAVGGEPLFINKASGAYLFDSEDKRYIDYVLSWGPMILGHAHPQVLGAVKEKIDSGLSFGAPTQVETELAEAICKILPGMDKIRFVSSGTEATMSAIRLARGFTGRDNIVKFEGCYHGHSDSLLIKAGSGALTLGVPSSPGVPECLAQHTLTLTYNDCEQLETLFKEKGDSIACIIVEPVAGNMNCIPPSAEFLQTLRRVCDDSGTVLIFDEVMTGFRLGISGAQGYYGITPDLTTLGKVIGGGMPVGAFGGRKDIMDFIAPVGPVYQAGTLSGNPVAMTAGLATIELIAENGFYEPIFNKTTQLCQGLEQAAVEEGIPFTTNHVGSMWGGFFTEEKAISNYQQVMACNTQRFNQFFHGMLEEGVYLAPASYEAGFMSAAHTSEDIENTIAAAKKVFSGLKD, translated from the coding sequence ATGACTTCAAACTCTGAACAATTTTCTCGTGCCCAAGCGGTTATCCCCGGAGGCGTTAATTCTCCAGTAAGGGCATTTAAAGCGGTAGGCGGAGAACCACTTTTTATCAATAAGGCAAGCGGCGCTTATTTATTTGATAGCGAGGATAAACGTTATATCGATTATGTTCTGTCATGGGGGCCAATGATTCTAGGCCACGCTCATCCGCAAGTGCTGGGGGCAGTAAAAGAAAAAATTGATAGCGGCTTGAGTTTCGGAGCACCCACTCAGGTGGAAACAGAATTGGCCGAAGCTATCTGTAAGATTCTTCCCGGCATGGATAAAATTCGATTTGTCAGTTCAGGTACCGAAGCCACCATGAGCGCAATAAGATTAGCCCGGGGTTTTACAGGGCGCGATAATATTGTCAAATTTGAAGGCTGCTACCATGGACATTCAGACTCTTTACTTATCAAAGCCGGTAGCGGCGCGCTAACGCTGGGGGTTCCAAGCTCACCGGGCGTACCTGAGTGTTTGGCCCAACATACGCTCACATTGACGTATAACGACTGCGAGCAATTAGAAACATTATTTAAAGAAAAAGGCGACAGTATCGCCTGTATCATTGTTGAACCGGTCGCAGGCAACATGAATTGCATCCCACCTAGCGCGGAATTTCTACAAACCTTAAGACGCGTATGTGATGACAGTGGCACCGTGCTTATTTTTGATGAAGTGATGACAGGCTTTAGACTCGGCATTAGCGGAGCACAGGGCTATTATGGTATTACACCAGATTTAACGACATTGGGAAAAGTTATCGGCGGTGGTATGCCCGTAGGTGCATTTGGCGGTCGCAAGGATATTATGGATTTTATTGCCCCAGTAGGTCCGGTGTATCAGGCAGGCACTCTATCGGGCAACCCTGTAGCAATGACTGCGGGCTTGGCAACTATCGAACTCATCGCAGAAAATGGTTTTTACGAACCTATATTCAACAAAACAACGCAACTATGCCAAGGGCTTGAACAAGCAGCCGTAGAAGAAGGTATTCCATTTACTACCAACCATGTAGGGTCAATGTGGGGAGGATTTTTCACGGAAGAAAAAGCCATTAGTAATTACCAACAAGTTATGGCATGTAACACACAAAGATTTAATCAATTTTTCCATGGTATGTTAGAAGAAGGGGTATATTTAGCTCCGGCTTCATACGAAGCAGGCTTTATGTCCGCAGCCCATACTAGTGAAGATATTGAAAATACTATCGCAGCAGCGAAAAAGGTATTTAGCGGTTTAAAAGATTAG
- the thiD gene encoding bifunctional hydroxymethylpyrimidine kinase/phosphomethylpyrimidine kinase, producing the protein MTHASSGPPIVLAFSVLDPSGSGGIQADIETAASLGCHCTPIITALCAEGSIPETETVSVDPTIIIEQARSVLAQMNVSAIKIGFLGSRAIAEAIHSILQDYNTIPVVSHPALSLLDDENSDHHQLVDAYTDLILPASAIANFSLFEARAISGEQDTVDTTAHAVIASGCQTAFITGTGKQTQAFQNSAYNAKGLIKNYQWQQEQPISHGSASTLAMSMAAYLAHGFNELQTIEQAQNYTWQSMRAARDIGFGRSTPHRLFWADQNIETTEDILPGTRTH; encoded by the coding sequence ATGACACACGCTAGTTCCGGACCGCCAATTGTTCTTGCATTTTCCGTTTTAGATCCCTCGGGCTCCGGCGGTATTCAAGCAGATATAGAGACAGCAGCAAGTTTGGGATGCCACTGTACGCCAATTATCACGGCTCTGTGTGCCGAGGGTTCTATTCCTGAAACGGAGACCGTCTCGGTTGATCCAACTATCATTATCGAACAAGCCCGTTCTGTTCTTGCACAAATGAATGTTAGCGCGATAAAAATCGGGTTTTTGGGTTCTCGCGCCATTGCAGAAGCTATCCACTCTATTCTACAAGACTACAACACCATACCTGTTGTCTCTCATCCGGCGTTAAGCTTACTAGACGATGAAAACAGTGATCATCACCAACTTGTGGATGCATACACCGATTTAATCTTGCCGGCATCTGCCATCGCAAACTTCTCTCTATTTGAAGCAAGAGCAATATCTGGCGAACAAGATACTGTCGATACCACCGCCCACGCCGTTATTGCCAGTGGCTGCCAAACGGCTTTTATTACCGGCACCGGTAAGCAAACACAAGCCTTTCAAAACAGTGCATATAACGCCAAAGGTTTAATTAAAAACTACCAGTGGCAACAGGAGCAGCCCATATCTCATGGCTCCGCAAGTACCTTAGCGATGAGTATGGCAGCTTATTTGGCTCACGGTTTTAATGAACTACAAACCATCGAGCAGGCACAAAATTATACCTGGCAATCGATGCGAGCAGCCAGAGACATAGGTTTCGGCAGGAGCACCCCTCACCGACTTTTCTGGGCAGATCAAAATATAGAAACCACTGAAGATATTCTGCCGGGAACGCGAACCCACTAA
- the hemJ gene encoding protoporphyrinogen oxidase HemJ encodes MLWIKAFHIVAVVCWFAMLFYLPRLFVYHAMAEDEISKERFKVMERKLYRGIGTPSMVATIVLGAWLASYNGAYYAASIWFWIKLSLIFILIGYHHMCGAMVKKFARDENPHGHVYFRWFNEFPVLILIAVVILVVVKPNF; translated from the coding sequence ATGCTGTGGATTAAAGCTTTCCATATTGTCGCTGTTGTATGTTGGTTCGCAATGCTGTTCTATTTGCCAAGGCTATTTGTTTATCATGCGATGGCAGAAGACGAGATAAGTAAAGAGCGATTCAAAGTTATGGAGCGCAAATTATATCGTGGTATAGGTACGCCTTCTATGGTCGCTACTATCGTTCTAGGAGCTTGGCTAGCAAGCTACAACGGTGCTTACTATGCCGCAAGTATTTGGTTTTGGATAAAGTTAAGTTTGATATTTATATTAATCGGCTACCACCATATGTGTGGTGCAATGGTCAAAAAATTCGCACGCGATGAAAACCCTCATGGCCACGTGTATTTTCGATGGTTTAATGAATTTCCTGTGCTCATTTTAATCGCAGTAGTCATTTTAGTGGTTGTTAAGCCCAACTTTTAA
- a CDS encoding chloride channel protein, translating to MNISLLKNLVIQKLHEFRHSLSYIDALPQLTLLGFIIGLFTGIIIVSFRLIIEFSLFALLPQGADNFEGLSLHLRIVMIATGIVILMILMLSVKAKYREIGVSHVIDRIHNHQSKLPFKNCCVQFFGALICMVSGQSVGREGPAVHLGACAASQFGQWLKLPNNSINTLVGCGAAAAIAASFDTPMAGVIFAMEVLTIEYTVVGFVPVILASVTGTALSKLVFGDSVFILVGDTNIASLYEVPFMVAIGIVISLCAGAYIKLNLFALKLASIPLVIRLTIAGVLTSLTVIFIPEVMGQGYDTVNAVVNDQILLTSLIVIGLAKLFLTPIVVGLGLPGGLIGPMLVAGACIGAALGHIIAELFPELGVNPSFYVMIGMSGMMAAAFNAPLAALVTVLELTYNPNIIFPSMLVIVIACVSTRRLFKIKGIFHEQLRHSNKTIDFGPAKQALRRAGVRSVMDTRFKVTSQKLSCSQAKAILHSRPMWLIVSDQDGRYCHAMHAADLANHLESCEDEESGNENDAKNIIDLDEIPSRNYLIGAIHESASLYEAMQGFNAHSTEVLYVSGQQTYYSEEVKGILTLSSIENYYKPVEFQNAVD from the coding sequence ATGAATATATCTTTACTGAAAAATCTAGTTATTCAAAAGCTACATGAATTCCGGCATTCCTTGTCCTACATCGACGCCTTACCACAACTTACCTTACTTGGTTTTATTATCGGCCTATTCACAGGAATCATTATTGTTAGCTTTCGACTCATCATTGAGTTCTCTTTATTCGCGCTATTACCCCAAGGAGCAGATAACTTCGAAGGCTTAAGCCTGCATCTTCGAATAGTCATGATAGCTACAGGGATCGTCATTCTTATGATTCTTATGTTATCGGTCAAAGCTAAATATCGAGAGATAGGCGTTAGTCATGTTATCGACCGTATTCACAACCATCAGTCGAAGCTACCATTTAAAAATTGCTGCGTACAATTTTTTGGCGCGCTAATCTGCATGGTGAGTGGCCAGTCAGTAGGGAGAGAAGGACCGGCGGTTCATTTAGGTGCCTGCGCCGCTAGTCAATTTGGGCAATGGTTAAAATTGCCCAACAACAGCATTAATACCTTGGTCGGCTGTGGTGCAGCGGCAGCCATAGCTGCTTCTTTTGATACTCCAATGGCTGGAGTTATCTTTGCCATGGAAGTTCTCACCATAGAATATACAGTCGTCGGCTTCGTGCCTGTTATTTTGGCCTCCGTCACTGGTACAGCCCTGAGTAAGTTGGTGTTTGGCGACAGTGTATTTATTCTGGTGGGGGATACCAATATCGCAAGCTTGTACGAAGTCCCTTTTATGGTGGCCATAGGAATTGTTATTTCTCTATGTGCAGGGGCTTACATTAAGCTCAATTTATTTGCTTTAAAGCTCGCCTCAATACCCCTGGTAATAAGATTAACGATTGCAGGAGTATTAACTTCTTTAACCGTGATATTTATCCCCGAAGTGATGGGACAGGGTTACGATACCGTCAACGCCGTAGTCAATGACCAAATATTGTTAACAAGTTTAATAGTTATCGGCTTAGCAAAATTATTTTTAACACCAATTGTTGTGGGCTTGGGATTGCCAGGTGGGTTAATTGGGCCGATGTTGGTCGCAGGTGCCTGTATAGGTGCGGCACTTGGGCATATTATTGCCGAGCTTTTCCCCGAGCTCGGTGTCAACCCAAGTTTCTATGTCATGATTGGTATGTCCGGAATGATGGCCGCGGCCTTTAATGCACCTCTTGCCGCTTTAGTGACAGTATTGGAGCTAACCTACAATCCCAACATTATTTTCCCATCGATGTTGGTTATTGTTATCGCCTGTGTGTCGACTCGTCGCCTATTCAAAATTAAGGGCATTTTTCATGAGCAACTTCGCCACAGCAATAAAACTATAGATTTTGGGCCAGCAAAACAAGCGTTAAGACGTGCGGGTGTGCGCAGTGTCATGGATACTCGGTTTAAAGTGACCAGTCAGAAACTCAGCTGTTCACAAGCAAAGGCCATTTTACACAGCCGCCCCATGTGGCTAATTGTTAGCGATCAAGACGGGCGCTATTGCCACGCCATGCATGCAGCAGATTTGGCCAATCATCTTGAAAGCTGCGAGGATGAGGAATCAGGAAATGAAAATGACGCCAAAAATATTATTGATCTAGACGAAATCCCCAGTCGTAATTATTTGATTGGCGCGATTCATGAATCAGCGTCATTATACGAAGCAATGCAAGGTTTTAATGCGCACAGCACAGAAGTTCTTTATGTGTCAGGCCAGCAAACCTATTATTCTGAGGAAGTGAAGGGCATATTGACACTTTCCTCAATTGAAAATTATTACAAGCCTGTGGAGTTTCAAAATGCTGTGGATTAA
- the argC gene encoding N-acetyl-gamma-glutamyl-phosphate reductase — protein MIKVGIVGGTGYTGVELLRLLATHPEASVEVITSRAEAGKPVAELFPSLRGHYELCFSQIDEHALLNCDVVFFATPHGVAQSMMNPLISSGARVIDLSADFRLRDIAVWEKWYGQQHACPELVAKAVYGLPEVNRERIRRAQLVACPGCYPTSVQLGFLPLLENDLIDPSSLIANSSSGISGAGRQGKIDLLLAEAGESYKAYGVAGHRHLPEIEQGLRSMQPDDVQAAQLTFVPHLLPTIRGIHSTLYATLKGGSSEDLQALYEERYANEAFVDVLPSGVFPQTKTVKTTNMCRISVLEPQGRGTVVIMSVIDNLTKGASGQGIQNMNIMFGLDETTGLVSPAILP, from the coding sequence GTGATAAAAGTTGGCATTGTCGGCGGTACGGGATACACCGGAGTAGAGTTATTGAGGCTTTTAGCCACCCATCCTGAGGCAAGTGTAGAGGTGATAACGTCTCGAGCCGAAGCTGGAAAGCCTGTAGCAGAGTTGTTTCCAAGTTTACGAGGTCATTATGAGCTGTGTTTTTCACAAATAGACGAACACGCGTTGCTCAACTGTGATGTAGTGTTCTTCGCTACCCCTCATGGCGTCGCCCAAAGCATGATGAACCCACTTATATCCTCCGGTGCGCGGGTGATCGATTTGTCTGCTGATTTTCGTCTGCGAGATATTGCGGTATGGGAAAAGTGGTATGGACAACAACATGCTTGCCCTGAATTAGTGGCGAAAGCCGTATATGGTTTGCCGGAAGTGAATCGCGAGCGCATTCGCAGAGCCCAACTGGTAGCATGCCCTGGGTGCTATCCGACCTCAGTGCAACTTGGCTTTTTACCTCTTCTGGAGAATGATCTAATCGACCCTAGCTCTCTGATTGCCAATTCATCCTCAGGTATTAGTGGTGCCGGCAGGCAGGGTAAAATTGACTTGCTATTGGCCGAAGCAGGAGAATCCTATAAAGCCTATGGTGTGGCTGGTCATCGTCATCTGCCGGAGATTGAACAGGGGTTGCGCAGTATGCAACCTGATGATGTGCAAGCGGCGCAATTAACATTTGTACCTCATTTACTGCCCACTATTAGAGGCATTCACTCCACCTTATATGCGACTCTGAAAGGGGGATCGTCGGAAGATCTTCAGGCCTTGTACGAAGAGCGTTATGCCAATGAGGCTTTTGTGGATGTTTTACCAAGCGGTGTTTTCCCTCAGACGAAAACGGTTAAAACCACCAATATGTGTCGCATTTCTGTTCTTGAGCCACAGGGCCGTGGGACAGTTGTCATTATGTCGGTAATTGATAACTTAACCAAAGGCGCATCTGGCCAAGGTATTCAGAACATGAATATCATGTTTGGCTTAGACGAGACCACAGGTTTAGTTAGCCCAGCCATCCTTCCGTAA